A genomic window from Vitis riparia cultivar Riparia Gloire de Montpellier isolate 1030 chromosome 18, EGFV_Vit.rip_1.0, whole genome shotgun sequence includes:
- the LOC117905745 gene encoding disease resistance protein RUN1-like, with product MASSSSSDWEFDVFLSFRGTDTRNTFTGHLNTALKSKGIRTFIDDKELRRGEDISSTLFTTIEKSRCSTVVLSECYATSKWCLEELVKMLECKTTIKQRVVPIFYHVDPSDVRGQGGSFGQALDAHKKNLKIEEKQLQRWSAALTEVGNLSGWDLGNKSEAQLILDIVADISKYLNCASSNNAQNLVGVDSCIKESESVLCFESTDVRMIGICGMSGIGKTALARSIYERFSDKFEGCCFLTNVGNVEREGTDYWKKDLLSSVLKDNDIDVTITSIKTRLGSKKVLIVVDNVSHQLTMKTLIGKHDWFGPQSRIIITTRNKRFLSGMDAMYEVQKLQDDKVVELFNHCAFRKDHPAESFERFSLRFIAYAQGLPLALEVLGSSLYKKDQDYWKSKLDELEKTLDKEIQGVLQKSFDELNDNEKDIFLDIACFFKCSNKDHIMKILESCNLFPGSGIENLIDRFLITFSCEKLEMHDLLQKMGWKIVTQTSKEPGKRGRLWMQDHICHVLEKNTGTKEVKGIFLNLFGLKEIHFTTEAFARMNRLRLLKVYESNLSDDSDSESTSRKRKCKMRFSDDFEFHSDELRYLYWHEYPLQTLPSHFKPKNLVCLCMPYSQITELWKGSQVCENLKFLDLSNSKFLMETPDFSRITNLEALVLDGCTNLCHLHSSLGRLRKLAFLSVSNCIKLRDFPAIYELVSVQTLDLSGCSNLQKFPDISQHMPCLSKLYLDGTAITEIPASIAYASELVLLDLTNCKELKFLPSSIAKLTLLRILTLSGCSKLGKFQQNSGNLDRLVELKADGSTIRQPPSSRAVLRNHKASA from the exons ATggcgtcttcttcttcttctgattGGGAGTTTGACGTGTTTCTTAGTTTTAGAGGAACGGATACTCGCAATACTTTTACTGGTCATCTCAATACAGCCTTAAAGAGTAAAGGAATTAGGACCTTTATCGATGATAAGGAGCTCAGAAGAGGGGAGGACATTTCTTCAACACTTTTTACAACAATAGAAAAATCAAGGTGCTCAACAGTTGTTCTGTCAGAATGTTATGCAACTTCCAAATGGTGCTTAGAGGAACTGGTAAAGATGTTGGAGTGCAAGACAACCATAAAACAGAGGGTTGTGCCCATTTTCTACCATGTGGACCCGTCGGATGTTCGGGGACAGGGCGGAAGTTTCGGACAAGCCTTGGATGCACacaaaaagaatttgaaaatcgAGGAGAAGCAGTTGCAGAGGTGGTCGGCGGCTCTCACTGAGGTTGGCAATTTATCCGGCTGGGACTTGGGAAATAA GTCTGAGGCTCAGCTCATTCTGGATATTGTCGCagatatttcaaaatatttaaattgtgCATCCTCAAATAATGCTCAGAACCTAGTGGGAGTTGACTCTTGCATAAAGGAATCGGAATCAGTCTTGTGTTTTGAGTCAACTGATGTTCGGATGATTGGAATTTGCGGTATGAGTGGCATAGGCAAGACTGCCCTTGCCAGAAGTATTTATGAACGGTTTTCGGACAAATTTGAAGGTTGTTGTTTTCTTACTAATGTAGGAAATGTGGAAAGAGAAGGAACTGACTATTGGAAAAAGGACCTTCTTTCAAGTGTATTGAAGGACAATGATATAGATGTGACAATCACTTCGATAAAGACAAGACTTGGCTCTAAAAAAGTTCTTATTGTTGTTGATAATGTGAGCCACCAATTGACAATGAAAACGTTAATTGGAAAACATGATTGGTTTGGTCCTCAAAGTAGGATCATTATAACAACTAGGAATAAAAGGTTTCTAAGTGGAATGGATGCAATGTATGAAGTCCAGAAATTGCAGGATGATAAAGTGGTTGAGCTCTTTAATCATTGTGCCTTTAGAAAGGACCATCCAGCAGAAAGTTTTGAGAGGTTCTCTCTCCGTTTTATAGCGTATGCTCAAGGTCTTCCATTAGCTCTTGAGGTTTTAGGTTcttctttatataaaaaggaCCAAGACTACTGGAAAAGTaaattggatgagctagaaaaaACCCTTGACAAGGAAATTCAGGGAGTACTTCAAAAAAGTTTTGATGAGTTAAATGATAATGAGAAGGATATATTTCTAGATATTGCATGCTTCTTCAAATGCAGCAACAAAGATCATATAATGAAAATACTTGAGAGTTGCAACTTGTTTCCTGGGAGTGGAATAGAAAATCTCATTGATAGATTTCTCATAACATTTTCTTGTGAGAAGTTGGAGATGCatgatttattacaaaaaatgggATGGAAAATTGTTACTCAGACTTCGAAAGAGCCTGGGAAACGTGGCAGATTGTGGATGCAGGATCATATATGTCAtgtattggaaaaaaatacg GGAACCAAAGAAGTTAAAGGCATATTCCTCAACTTGTTTGGTTTGAAGGAAATACACTTTACCACTGAAGCCTTTGCAAGGATGAACAGGCTTAGATTACTAAAAGTCTATGAGTCTAACCTTTCAGATGACTCTGACTCCGAAAGTACCTCAAGGAAGAGGAAATGTAAAATGCGCTTTTCTGATGACTTTGAATTTCATTCCGATGAGTTGAGGTATTTATATTGGCATGAATATCCTCTGCAAACATTGCCATCTCATTTTAAGCCCAAGAATCTTGTCTGCCTCTGCATGCCTTACAGCCAGATTACTGAGCTCTGGAAAGGAAGTCAG gtttgtgaaaatttaaaatttttggatcTCAGTAACTCCAAATTCCTAATGGAAACTCCAGATTTCTCAAGGATCACCAATCTTGAAGCGCTGGTTCTGGACGGTTGTACTAATTTATGTCACCTTCACTCGTCCCTCGGACGCCTGAGGAAACTCGCTTTCTTGAGTGTGAGCAACTGCATAAAACTTAGGGATTTTCCAGCCATCTATGAGTTGGTATCCGTTCAAACTCTGGATCTATCTGGTTGCTCAAATCTACAGAAATTTCCAGATATCTCACAGCATATGCCATGCTTATCCAAGTTGTATTTAGATGGGACTGCTATAACAGAAATCCCAGCCTCAATAGCCTATGCCAGTGAGCTCGTTCTATTGGATTTAACAAACTGCAAAGAGCTCAAGTTTCTTCCAAGTAGCATTGCTAAATTGACACTTCTTCGTATCCTTACGCTGTCTGGCTGCTCAAAACTTGGAAAGTTTCAACAGAACTCAGGGAACTTGGACCGCCTAGTTGAGCTCAAAGCAGATGGATCTACTATAAGGCAACCGCCTTCCTCTAGAGCTGTCTTGAGAAATCATAAAGCATCTGCTTAA